In Rhodothermus bifroesti, a single genomic region encodes these proteins:
- a CDS encoding glycoside hydrolase family 2 protein, with product MDIGLGLLLLVVSAYAQPTPLLINVEGRQTTSLHGSWAAIVDPFDVGYRTYRNTPDPHGFFRNQRPQHPADRIEYSFEEAPRLEVPGDWNSQRAELLFYEGTVWYQRTFSYTLPADRRLFLYFGAANYEAIVWLNGQELGRHEGGFTPFNFEITQRVRNGKNDLVVYVNNRRRPDGVPTDNMDWWNYGGLTRHVLLIETPRTFVRDYFVQLDPADPTYLAGWVQLDGPERTLAVTLQLPELGLSHTIQPDTNGRGTFRLRTPDNIEHWSPEHPRRYRVELITPYETLIDTIGFRTIEARGTQLLLNGRPIFLRGISIHEEAPFAGRRAFSEEDARVLLGWARELGCNFVRLAHYPHNEAMVRTAEAMGLLVWAEIPVYWTIQWDNPRTLALAKQQLQEMITRDKNRAAVIFWSVANETPRGEARLHFLQTLIEEARRLDPTRLVTAALEHRYINDSTIVIDDELGAYLDVLGNNEYIGWYDGPPEKADRIVWQSVYNKPLIMSEWGGDARAGYHGSPQQIWTEEYQAQLYRHQIAMLQRIPFLVGTSPWILKDFRSPRRPLPKIQDYWNRKGVISDRGQRKQAFYVLQAFYHELAQKAIGSTP from the coding sequence ATGGATATTGGCCTTGGGTTACTCCTACTGGTCGTTTCGGCTTACGCGCAACCCACGCCACTGCTTATCAACGTAGAGGGCCGGCAAACCACATCGCTCCATGGAAGCTGGGCAGCGATTGTCGACCCTTTTGACGTCGGCTACCGTACCTACCGTAACACGCCCGATCCTCATGGTTTTTTTCGAAACCAACGGCCGCAGCACCCAGCCGATCGCATTGAGTACAGCTTCGAGGAAGCACCACGCCTTGAAGTGCCTGGCGATTGGAACAGCCAGCGCGCCGAACTGCTTTTCTACGAAGGTACCGTCTGGTATCAGCGCACTTTCTCCTACACGCTCCCTGCCGACCGGCGACTGTTTCTGTACTTTGGCGCAGCCAACTACGAAGCTATCGTTTGGCTTAACGGCCAAGAATTAGGACGCCATGAAGGGGGCTTTACCCCGTTCAATTTTGAGATTACGCAGCGCGTTCGCAACGGCAAAAACGACCTGGTGGTTTATGTGAACAACCGCCGCCGTCCTGATGGCGTGCCCACCGACAACATGGACTGGTGGAACTATGGGGGGCTGACGCGCCATGTGCTCCTGATCGAAACGCCCCGCACGTTTGTGCGCGACTATTTTGTGCAACTCGATCCTGCAGACCCCACCTACCTTGCCGGTTGGGTGCAGCTTGACGGCCCAGAACGTACGCTTGCGGTAACGCTGCAGCTGCCTGAGCTGGGGTTATCGCACACGATCCAGCCCGATACCAACGGTCGGGGTACGTTCCGGCTGCGCACTCCCGACAATATAGAGCACTGGAGCCCCGAACATCCCCGACGCTACCGGGTCGAACTCATCACCCCTTACGAAACTCTGATAGACACCATCGGCTTTCGAACCATCGAAGCCCGGGGCACACAACTCTTACTAAACGGGCGTCCCATCTTCTTACGTGGCATCTCGATCCACGAAGAAGCTCCTTTTGCAGGACGACGGGCTTTCTCTGAAGAAGACGCGCGCGTGCTGCTGGGCTGGGCGCGTGAGCTAGGCTGCAATTTTGTGCGGTTGGCCCACTATCCACACAACGAAGCGATGGTGCGCACAGCCGAGGCTATGGGGCTGCTGGTATGGGCAGAAATTCCGGTTTACTGGACCATCCAATGGGATAATCCGCGTACACTGGCCCTGGCCAAACAGCAGCTTCAGGAGATGATCACGCGCGATAAAAACCGTGCAGCCGTCATCTTTTGGTCGGTAGCCAATGAAACGCCCCGGGGGGAAGCACGCTTACATTTCCTACAAACGCTTATCGAAGAAGCACGCCGTCTAGATCCTACACGACTGGTAACAGCCGCACTCGAGCACCGCTACATCAACGATTCCACAATCGTGATCGACGACGAGCTGGGTGCCTACTTGGACGTACTGGGCAATAACGAATACATTGGTTGGTACGACGGCCCACCAGAAAAAGCCGACCGCATTGTGTGGCAAAGCGTCTACAACAAACCGCTGATCATGAGTGAGTGGGGTGGCGATGCCCGCGCCGGCTATCACGGATCGCCCCAGCAAATCTGGACCGAGGAGTACCAGGCCCAGCTCTATCGGCATCAAATCGCTATGCTGCAACGCATTCCATTCCTTGTGGGTACCTCACCCTGGATTCTGAAGGATTTCCGTTCTCCACGACGCCCTTTGCCGAAAATTCAAGACTACTGGAACCGCAAAGGCGTTATCTCGGATCGCGGGCAGCGCAAGCAAGCCTTTTATGTATTACAAGCCTTCTATCATGAACTGGCCCAAAAGGCTATAGGCAGCACGCCTTAA
- a CDS encoding CDP-alcohol phosphatidyltransferase family protein yields the protein MPDEALQRAWRTPEIEDPTNRYVIHPLSWALVQRLARRGVHPNTVSLVGLGLGAGAALAYYHYASWQACVLGLALMIGWHVMDGADGQLARLTGRTSEIGKVLDGLCDHGTFVLIYLSLALATYPSAGITAWILAVLAGASHIIQASTYEFQRQAYDYWVHGKQSARPITPEAFRQTLATKQGLAGWMGRLYLCYLIVQHRVGGVDARLMQQLETVLRHHPHPELVRQMYRFWQQPLVRRWGWMSSNYRTLAIFVACLGGQPLAFFVFELVGLNLLFFLLVMRQRLRNQRFRVWLRQQPVGQPTEASLAG from the coding sequence ATGCCAGATGAAGCATTGCAACGAGCTTGGCGCACGCCTGAGATTGAAGATCCAACGAACCGGTATGTGATTCATCCTTTGAGCTGGGCTTTGGTGCAGCGTCTAGCCCGGAGGGGGGTGCATCCCAACACCGTGTCGCTGGTGGGGTTAGGCTTAGGTGCAGGTGCAGCCCTAGCCTATTACCACTACGCTTCTTGGCAAGCATGTGTGCTGGGGCTAGCCCTGATGATCGGCTGGCACGTGATGGATGGTGCTGATGGTCAGCTGGCGCGACTAACGGGACGCACCTCAGAGATTGGTAAAGTGCTCGACGGTCTGTGTGACCACGGTACGTTTGTGCTTATTTACCTTAGTTTGGCCTTAGCTACGTATCCTTCGGCCGGTATTACGGCTTGGATATTGGCCGTGCTGGCCGGAGCTAGCCATATCATTCAGGCAAGCACGTACGAGTTTCAACGCCAGGCTTATGACTACTGGGTGCACGGCAAGCAAAGTGCACGCCCAATAACCCCTGAGGCCTTTCGGCAGACGCTTGCCACGAAGCAGGGTCTGGCGGGCTGGATGGGCAGGCTTTATCTGTGCTATTTGATTGTGCAACATCGCGTAGGTGGTGTGGACGCCCGTCTGATGCAACAGCTTGAGACTGTCTTGCGGCACCATCCCCATCCGGAGCTTGTGCGTCAGATGTACCGTTTTTGGCAGCAACCTCTGGTACGGCGTTGGGGCTGGATGAGCTCAAACTATCGGACGCTGGCGATTTTTGTTGCTTGCCTTGGGGGTCAACCCCTAGCGTTTTTTGTGTTTGAACTTGTGGGGCTGAATCTTTTGTTTTTCCTGCTTGTTATGCGCCAGCGATTGCGTAACCAACGTTTCAGGGTCTGGTTGCGGCAGCAGCCTGTTGGACAACCAACCGAAGCTTCGCTGGCCGGTTAA
- a CDS encoding NTP transferase domain-containing protein, whose protein sequence is MNCQAAGLRTGVVLAAGLGSRLAGARPGFRLKPLTPVAGMPLLLRTLRSVALAGCRDVVIVVGYHGEEVEAAVRQYYDGPLQVHIAYNPHYALQNGLSVLAARPYVAAEPFLVMMADHVVGDELMTLVRAHVPPAQGATLLVDYRVDQIFDLADATKVRVENGWIVDIGKQLTNYNAIDTGVFVCSFALMDALEAVYRERGDASLSDGVRRLAQMRRMAALDIGNGFWQDVDTPEMLAYAEAQLLARAGQPVTLHSS, encoded by the coding sequence ATGAACTGCCAAGCAGCAGGTCTCCGGACGGGCGTGGTGCTAGCTGCGGGGTTGGGCTCCCGGCTGGCAGGTGCCCGTCCGGGCTTTCGTTTGAAGCCTTTGACACCGGTGGCCGGTATGCCGCTTCTGCTACGCACGCTGCGCAGCGTAGCCCTGGCTGGCTGCCGCGACGTGGTGATTGTAGTGGGCTATCACGGCGAGGAAGTGGAAGCAGCAGTCAGGCAGTACTATGACGGACCGCTGCAAGTGCACATTGCCTATAACCCACACTACGCGTTGCAAAACGGCCTTTCTGTGCTTGCGGCCCGGCCCTATGTGGCTGCAGAGCCTTTTTTAGTGATGATGGCCGACCATGTGGTGGGCGATGAGCTGATGACACTAGTTCGCGCCCATGTGCCACCAGCACAAGGGGCCACGCTTCTTGTCGATTATCGGGTCGATCAGATTTTTGACTTGGCAGATGCCACCAAGGTACGCGTCGAGAACGGATGGATTGTCGATATTGGCAAACAGCTAACCAACTACAACGCGATTGATACAGGGGTTTTTGTGTGCAGCTTTGCCCTTATGGACGCGCTAGAAGCTGTTTACCGCGAGCGGGGCGACGCATCGCTTTCGGATGGTGTACGCCGCCTAGCCCAAATGCGTCGTATGGCAGCGCTGGATATCGGTAACGGATTCTGGCAAGACGTCGACACTCCAGAAATGCTGGCCTATGCCGAGGCCCAGTTGTTGGCCCGTGCAGGGCAGCCAGTGACCTTACATTCGAGCTAA
- the hemE gene encoding uroporphyrinogen decarboxylase has product MANVSPLKNDLLLRAARREPVERTPVWIMRQAGRYLPEYRALRAEEAFFDVVRTPELATEVTLQPLRRFPLDAAIIFSDILVVPQAMGLRVEMVPGQGPCLLDPLRKVSDLRRLHRPVIEDELHYVLEALRLTRRALDGKVPLIGFCGAPWTLMAYMIEGGGSKTFSQAKGWLYGAPEASHQLLSLLTEVLVEFLTAQIDAGAQVIQVFDSWAGVLSPDLYRTFALPYLRRIAEEVGKARPGVPRIVFARGAHATLDELAASGYDVVGIDWTVDPRQARQITQDRVALQGNLDPCALYADLKTIRRLTHQMLEAFGPRGHIANLGHGLHPTHDPEHVRAFVEAVHDYMPVANTCA; this is encoded by the coding sequence ATGGCCAACGTTTCGCCCCTGAAAAATGATCTGCTCCTTCGGGCAGCGCGTCGCGAACCGGTTGAACGCACGCCAGTGTGGATCATGCGGCAGGCTGGGCGTTACCTGCCGGAATACCGTGCTTTGCGCGCCGAAGAGGCTTTCTTTGATGTAGTGCGCACGCCTGAGTTGGCTACCGAAGTGACGCTGCAGCCGTTGCGCCGCTTTCCACTCGATGCCGCGATCATCTTTTCGGATATTCTTGTTGTGCCTCAGGCCATGGGTCTGCGCGTCGAAATGGTTCCCGGTCAAGGGCCTTGCTTGTTGGATCCGCTACGCAAGGTTTCGGATTTGCGCCGCTTGCATCGGCCGGTGATTGAAGACGAACTGCACTACGTGCTTGAAGCCTTGAGGCTAACGCGACGGGCCTTGGATGGCAAAGTCCCCTTGATTGGTTTCTGCGGAGCACCGTGGACGCTCATGGCTTATATGATCGAGGGTGGAGGGAGTAAAACTTTTAGCCAAGCTAAGGGCTGGCTCTATGGTGCTCCGGAAGCTAGCCATCAGCTACTTTCGCTACTGACCGAGGTGCTGGTGGAATTTTTGACGGCACAAATCGACGCTGGAGCACAAGTGATCCAGGTGTTTGACTCTTGGGCTGGGGTGCTCAGTCCTGATTTGTACCGAACGTTTGCGCTTCCTTACTTGCGTCGGATTGCTGAAGAGGTGGGGAAAGCGCGGCCGGGCGTGCCGCGTATCGTCTTTGCACGTGGGGCGCATGCTACTTTGGATGAGCTAGCCGCGTCGGGCTATGATGTGGTAGGCATCGACTGGACCGTCGATCCCCGTCAAGCCCGGCAGATAACGCAAGACCGCGTTGCATTGCAGGGCAATTTAGACCCATGTGCGCTGTATGCCGACCTGAAGACGATTCGCCGGCTCACGCACCAGATGCTAGAGGCCTTTGGCCCGCGGGGCCACATTGCCAACTTAGGGCATGGGTTGCACCCTACGCACGATCCGGAGCACGTGCGGGCATTTGTAGAAGCTGTGCACGACTACATGCCTGTTGCGAACACGTGCGCTTGA
- a CDS encoding inositol-3-phosphate synthase, whose protein sequence is MSESVSIASPEGKLLVLTPGLGAVATTFIAGVEAVRRGRARPYGSLTQLQTIRLGRRSAGRNPLIREFLPLAELDDLVFGAWDIFPDDAYEAAVRAQVLEERDLKPLEDFLRTIRPMPAVFDRQYVRRLDGPNVKKARTKKELAQMLREDICRAMDETGAQRAVMIWCGSTEVYTRPSDCHRSIEAFEAGLEANDPAITPSQLYAYAAIMEGVPYANGAPNLSADVPALEQLAEEKGVPIAGKDFKTGQTMLKTALAPAFKVRMLGVRGWFSTNILGNRDGEVLDDIDSFRAKEVTKSGVLDTILQPELYPELYSNLYHKVRINFYPPRGDAKESWDNIDIFGWMGYPMQIKVNFLCRDSILAAPIVLDLALFLDLAARAGLKGIQEWLSFYFKSPHVQEGHVPEHDLFIQHIRLKNTLRVLGGEAPITHLSEEFELYENLK, encoded by the coding sequence ATGAGCGAATCCGTTTCTATTGCCTCGCCCGAAGGCAAATTGCTGGTACTAACGCCGGGGCTGGGTGCAGTGGCCACGACGTTTATTGCTGGTGTAGAGGCTGTTCGCCGGGGGCGCGCTCGCCCTTACGGCTCGCTGACCCAGCTGCAGACCATCCGTCTAGGGCGCCGCTCAGCTGGGCGTAACCCGCTGATTCGGGAGTTTCTGCCCTTGGCTGAGCTAGATGATCTGGTGTTCGGCGCCTGGGATATCTTTCCCGATGATGCCTATGAGGCTGCCGTGCGGGCTCAGGTGCTCGAAGAGCGCGACCTAAAGCCATTGGAAGACTTTCTGCGGACCATTCGGCCTATGCCGGCGGTCTTTGATCGGCAGTACGTTCGTCGACTCGACGGACCCAATGTCAAAAAGGCCCGTACCAAAAAAGAACTGGCCCAAATGCTGCGCGAAGACATTTGCCGTGCTATGGACGAAACAGGTGCACAGCGGGCTGTGATGATCTGGTGCGGCTCTACGGAAGTCTACACGCGGCCCTCCGACTGCCATCGCTCGATTGAAGCCTTCGAAGCTGGCTTAGAAGCCAACGACCCAGCCATCACACCGTCACAGCTTTATGCCTACGCGGCCATCATGGAGGGTGTCCCGTATGCTAACGGGGCCCCCAACCTCTCAGCTGATGTGCCTGCGTTGGAACAATTGGCTGAGGAAAAGGGCGTCCCTATTGCCGGTAAAGATTTCAAGACCGGTCAAACGATGCTCAAAACGGCTTTGGCGCCGGCCTTTAAGGTGCGCATGCTAGGGGTGCGTGGCTGGTTTTCTACCAATATCCTGGGTAACCGCGATGGCGAAGTGCTCGATGACATCGATAGCTTCCGTGCTAAAGAGGTAACCAAGTCGGGCGTACTCGATACCATCCTGCAGCCGGAGCTCTACCCTGAGCTCTATAGCAACCTTTACCATAAGGTGCGGATCAACTTCTATCCGCCTCGTGGTGATGCCAAAGAAAGCTGGGACAATATCGATATCTTTGGCTGGATGGGGTACCCGATGCAAATCAAAGTCAACTTCCTTTGCCGGGACTCTATCTTGGCTGCCCCGATTGTGCTGGATTTGGCGTTGTTTCTTGATTTGGCGGCTCGGGCTGGCCTAAAAGGCATTCAGGAGTGGCTCTCGTTCTACTTCAAGAGCCCCCATGTCCAGGAAGGACACGTACCTGAGCACGATCTATTCATTCAGCATATTCGGCTGAAAAATACGCTACGTGTGTTGGGTGGTGAGGCGCCTATTACCCATCTTTCCGAAGAGTTTGAGCTTTACGAAAACCTCAAATGA
- a CDS encoding phosphatidate cytidylyltransferase, translated as MAQTSPSSVLSYQGELFRKGLHLLALSIPIGMLHVTRPTALVILWPLALAALGADLLRAFWPAFHRLIQKLFGYMMRPEELPANRTVVINGASWVLLSSALLATLFPLPLAATAFAIFMVGDAAAAVIGLRFGRHHWPGSHRTIEGSLAFFGAALITASFFPIPFMHGLAAALLATALEVLPLPLNDNLRVPLAVALLLWVLQ; from the coding sequence ATGGCTCAGACGTCTCCTTCCAGCGTGCTTTCCTACCAAGGCGAGCTTTTCCGAAAAGGGCTGCACTTGCTGGCGCTTAGTATCCCTATTGGCATGCTGCACGTAACGCGTCCAACAGCCCTCGTAATACTTTGGCCCCTTGCGCTGGCAGCCTTAGGTGCTGACCTGCTTCGGGCCTTTTGGCCAGCCTTTCATCGCCTCATCCAAAAGCTCTTCGGCTATATGATGCGTCCGGAGGAGCTTCCGGCCAATCGTACCGTCGTGATCAACGGTGCTAGCTGGGTCCTGCTTTCCAGTGCTCTGCTAGCTACACTTTTCCCCCTCCCCCTAGCCGCTACAGCCTTTGCCATTTTTATGGTCGGCGATGCGGCTGCAGCCGTAATCGGTCTTCGCTTTGGTCGCCACCACTGGCCAGGCAGTCATCGCACGATTGAAGGATCGCTGGCTTTTTTTGGTGCCGCCCTGATCACAGCCAGCTTCTTTCCCATACCTTTTATGCACGGTTTGGCAGCTGCCTTACTGGCCACCGCATTGGAAGTGCTGCCGCTACCCCTCAACGACAACCTGCGCGTCCCCCTTGCCGTAGCCTTGCTACTTTGGGTGCTACAGTAG
- a CDS encoding family 4C encapsulin nanocompartment shell protein, translated as MTILEYTPNDDEILPFIHDSFRQLQEAGYEPRYILVGQAAYRRLCKAIGRQFQRGAGQFETYLHVPIVVDPFRQEAVCVVPAAAICAAEASGYRIPSASK; from the coding sequence ATGACTATTTTGGAATATACGCCAAACGACGACGAGATCCTGCCGTTCATCCACGACAGCTTCCGCCAACTTCAAGAGGCAGGCTATGAGCCGCGCTATATTCTGGTAGGTCAAGCCGCCTACCGTCGCCTATGTAAGGCTATTGGACGTCAGTTTCAACGTGGAGCAGGCCAGTTTGAAACCTACTTGCACGTTCCTATTGTGGTTGACCCCTTCCGGCAGGAAGCCGTATGTGTGGTGCCGGCAGCAGCCATCTGTGCAGCAGAAGCATCCGGCTACCGAATACCCTCAGCTTCTAAGTAA
- a CDS encoding esterase/lipase family protein, with protein sequence MKTGVPWLRYPVLLLHGLGALPLIGRQGQLEPIARFLCRYGIRAYAPVVAPYAPIAQRAHFWRRHLQALLETTRAPKVHLIAHSMGGLDARYLISCLDGYRHVTALITLSTPHHGSSLAYLLLQRPALTQRLVAQLAHRLSHWVLPEAPAALLEALECLTPAYVTEIFNPQVPNHPDVHYISWAGMAGPSTNVPITPCIAPLARYIYRHEGRNDGYVAVRSARWGRFMGTLPADHLRQIGLHLGPGAPFNAKTFFLYLCQWLHHTLEAAID encoded by the coding sequence ATGAAAACCGGTGTGCCATGGCTTCGCTATCCGGTACTTTTACTTCACGGCTTAGGTGCCCTTCCCCTGATAGGCCGTCAAGGCCAGCTTGAGCCTATAGCGCGTTTTTTATGCCGCTATGGCATTCGAGCCTATGCCCCCGTAGTCGCTCCTTATGCCCCCATTGCGCAACGCGCCCATTTCTGGAGACGTCATCTGCAAGCCCTTCTAGAAACAACGCGTGCACCTAAAGTACACCTGATTGCTCATTCTATGGGCGGACTGGACGCCCGTTACCTCATCAGTTGCCTAGATGGTTATCGGCACGTGACCGCGCTTATTACGCTTTCAACCCCCCATCACGGCTCTTCACTAGCATACTTGCTGCTGCAGCGTCCTGCACTCACCCAACGTTTGGTTGCCCAACTGGCGCACCGCTTAAGTCATTGGGTGCTCCCTGAAGCACCTGCCGCCTTACTGGAAGCGCTGGAGTGCTTGACTCCTGCTTACGTCACCGAGATCTTCAACCCACAGGTGCCTAATCATCCTGACGTGCACTATATCTCTTGGGCGGGCATGGCTGGACCCAGCACCAATGTGCCCATTACCCCTTGCATTGCACCCCTAGCTCGATACATCTATCGGCACGAAGGACGCAACGATGGCTACGTAGCGGTGCGCAGTGCCCGCTGGGGTCGTTTTATGGGGACGCTGCCGGCCGATCACCTACGCCAAATCGGTCTTCACCTAGGGCCCGGCGCACCTTTCAATGCAAAAACCTTTTTTCTTTATCTCTGCCAGTGGCTCCACCATACCCTAGAAGCTGCCATAGACTAG
- a CDS encoding RluA family pseudouridine synthase, whose translation MSLEMLKPEALPVLYYDNHLLVINKPAGLRSQGDRSGAPTVLSLAKAWLKMQCHKPGNVYLGLVHRLDAPVSGVMVLARTSKAAARLMQQFRDRTVQKTYLALVEGELEGGGTWEDYVAPAGESMRLVPESHPWGRRAVLHWQALLSRNGLTLLRLVPETGRKHQIRVQLAFRGYPILGDRRYRSRRAFVPHQLALHAWQLQLTHPTQRIPMAWSAPPPVTWNAAFRLSIDQLLRYLEAEGIR comes from the coding sequence ATGAGCTTGGAGATGTTGAAGCCGGAAGCTTTGCCGGTGCTGTACTACGACAATCACTTGCTGGTAATCAATAAGCCAGCAGGGCTGCGGAGTCAAGGAGACCGTAGCGGGGCGCCAACGGTGCTATCCTTGGCTAAAGCCTGGCTGAAGATGCAATGTCACAAGCCTGGAAATGTATACTTGGGGTTGGTGCATCGGCTGGATGCACCCGTTTCGGGTGTGATGGTGCTGGCCCGCACTTCTAAGGCAGCCGCACGGCTTATGCAGCAATTTCGAGATCGTACGGTACAAAAAACCTACCTGGCGCTGGTGGAAGGAGAGCTTGAAGGGGGAGGCACTTGGGAAGACTATGTGGCACCGGCTGGCGAGAGCATGCGTCTGGTGCCAGAGTCGCATCCCTGGGGACGCCGAGCTGTGCTTCACTGGCAGGCCTTGCTGAGCCGAAATGGCCTGACATTGCTGCGTTTGGTGCCTGAAACCGGCCGTAAGCACCAGATTCGGGTTCAGCTGGCTTTCCGGGGATACCCGATTCTGGGCGATCGGCGCTACCGGTCACGCCGTGCTTTTGTCCCCCATCAGTTAGCCTTGCATGCTTGGCAGTTGCAACTCACGCATCCTACCCAGCGCATCCCTATGGCTTGGAGCGCCCCGCCCCCCGTTACCTGGAATGCAGCCTTTCGGCTGTCGATAGATCAGCTGCTGCGTTACTTAGAAGCTGAGGGTATTCGGTAG
- the hemF gene encoding oxygen-dependent coproporphyrinogen oxidase — translation MMDDHARVRRLREAPRTDLPMAHRVQRFVEALQRHICKVLEDVDGAAQFRRDVWKYREGGGGLTCVLENGAVFEKAGVNTSAIWGQLADQAARAIGVSPAPFFATGLSLVIHPRSPYVPSVHANFRYFALGEDLFQPQDQWFGGGADLTPYYPFLEDVQHFHRVWKAVCDRHPGVADYARFKAACDAYFYLPHRGETRGVGGIFYDYLRDDPEGAFFFTREAGRSFLRAYLPIVERRKGLPYGARERHFQALRRGRYVEFNLLYDRGTRFGLESNGRTESILMSLPPEACWQYDWRPAPGSPEEAASWYFQPRDWLMLTEADVPQPWLI, via the coding sequence ATGATGGATGATCACGCCCGCGTCCGTCGCTTGCGCGAAGCACCCCGAACAGACCTTCCGATGGCGCACCGCGTGCAGCGTTTTGTTGAAGCCTTGCAGCGGCATATCTGTAAAGTTTTGGAAGACGTCGATGGTGCAGCGCAGTTTCGCCGAGATGTTTGGAAATACCGTGAAGGGGGCGGTGGGCTAACTTGCGTGCTTGAAAACGGGGCTGTTTTCGAAAAAGCCGGGGTCAATACGTCGGCCATTTGGGGACAGCTTGCGGATCAGGCAGCACGGGCTATTGGCGTGTCGCCTGCCCCGTTTTTTGCCACCGGCCTTTCGCTGGTGATTCACCCCCGTTCGCCCTATGTGCCTAGCGTACACGCTAACTTCCGGTATTTTGCCCTTGGTGAAGACCTTTTTCAGCCTCAGGATCAATGGTTTGGGGGCGGTGCTGATCTGACACCGTATTATCCGTTCTTAGAAGATGTGCAGCATTTCCACCGCGTTTGGAAAGCGGTTTGCGACCGCCACCCTGGGGTGGCTGACTATGCCCGTTTTAAGGCAGCCTGCGATGCCTACTTTTATCTACCCCACCGAGGCGAAACGCGTGGCGTAGGGGGCATCTTTTACGACTACTTACGCGACGACCCCGAAGGCGCCTTTTTCTTTACCCGTGAAGCAGGTAGGTCTTTTCTGCGGGCATATCTCCCTATTGTGGAACGACGTAAAGGTTTGCCTTATGGTGCGCGAGAACGCCACTTTCAAGCGTTGCGGCGCGGGCGCTACGTAGAGTTTAACTTGCTCTATGATCGGGGCACACGCTTTGGCCTAGAGTCTAATGGCCGTACTGAGAGTATTCTCATGAGCTTACCGCCTGAGGCGTGTTGGCAGTATGATTGGCGGCCTGCGCCTGGGTCACCTGAAGAAGCCGCAAGCTGGTATTTTCAACCCCGCGACTGGCTAATGCTCACAGAAGCCGATGTGCCGCAGCCTTGGCTAATTTGA